From Zea mays cultivar B73 chromosome 3, Zm-B73-REFERENCE-NAM-5.0, whole genome shotgun sequence:
TTGTATTCACAAAGATGAGCTTTTTCCTTGGATGGACTACCGATGAGTTCAACATATTGCCGTGGGGATATTTAGAGCTCAACCTCCTTATAAAAACTGAGCCAGTCAGTCGATGTGATATAGTTTTTTGCGATTGATTGCAGGCGAAGCCTACTTATATGTATGTGTTGTAATAAAGCATTCTTTGTTTGGTTGTGTTTATTGAGGTCGTCGATCGGCAACCCTTTGGCGGAATGCTGCCCTCGCTCGCCCCCCTCTTGTCGATTGGTGACTGAAGCAGGACTATAGATTAAGGACCGTTCAATGCCTGTTGAGGTTACACCCATctatgtcgattaaggaccgttcgaTGCATGTTGAGGTTGAGACTTTGCAAGTAGCTATATGCTCTGGTAAGCCAGAACCTACGTATACCATTACATGAAAAGGCAACCACGCATAGGACATGGGTGATGGTGAGAGCAGCGTGTACCCATCATGCGACCGTCCAAGATGGCGTAGGAATTGTGGGATGTTGTGGTCTCGGGttgcgcggacctgttcatgttTAGGAGGATCCGTGAGAAAGGTTGATATATGTAGGGTTTTGACATGCATATATCACCATAAGAAATATATATGATGTATTCTATTCCCTCCTCTTTTTCTTATGTTTTTAAAGAAGATTTTAACGAGACGTAAAGATAACATATATTGGACCGAGGGTCGGGGGCTTTGTTCCTCTTACTAAAGTTTAGTTTATGTCACATCGGATGTTTGAATGACAAttatgagtattaaatatagtctagttATAAAACTAAGTATATAGATAAAGACTAAACGGTGAGATGAGTTTGTTAAGCCTAAGTAATCCATAATTATCAAATGCTTATTGTAGCATCATATGAATGAATCATGGACTAATTAGGTTTAATAGGTTTGTCTTGTCATTTAGTCCTTAtttatgtaattagttttataattatacTATATTTGATATTGACATTCAAATATTAGATGTGACATATAATAAACTTTAGTGAGGTGAACCAGACAAATGTGAAAACAAGACTATGATGGAGTTTTCATGAGATTGCTGGGAGACTGTGAACATCAGactcctttctctctctctaaaaGGAGGTGAATGGAGAGCTGAAGAGGAACATCCACATCCAGAAAATGTATATGTGTACACCAGATACAAGGAAATGAAGAACTCTCATTCTGATCGCGTGCCTCTGTTCTTACGTGCAATGAACAGATTTCTCAACAGGTTGGAGCACTGCAGATTATTTGTACCGTGGAGTTGAGCGACCGTTGACAGGAACGCAAGTAGGAGTAGGTGCCTTTCTGATGGGAGTTGCCACCGCTACAGCAGTCGGCAGCCGGCCGTTGAGAAGAACCACGGAACGGAACGGAACGGACAGAGAACGTGCCAGTGCGGCGGATCATCAAGACCGGCCAGAACCAGAAACCAACGCCCGCGCGATGCATGCTCCCGCACTAAATGCATGCACGGCGGCACCATCACTCTCCAAGAACATCCGGACCCTGTGACTGTGACTGTGCGTCTGTGCCTGCGCTAGCTAGCCGTTAGTACAACAGCACCAAACCGGAGACGAGCAGCGGTAATGGCGGCCGGGTCGTCATCGTGCTCTCCGGTCCTCCTCCTCCTACTACTCTTCCTCGCCTCGTCCGGCGCCGGCGCAGGCGCAGGAGAGGCTTCAACGACGTCGACGTCGGCCCCGGTGCCAGCCCCTGCCTCGGCACTGGACCAGGTGTGCGGAAGGCTGGGCAGCTACTACGTGACGCCGTCCCTCTGCGAGTCCGCGCTCTGCGCCGACCCGTCCGCGCCGTGCCGCGCGGCGCGGGACGCGCCCACCGTGGCGGCGCTCGCGGCCAGGCTGGCGGCCGACAACGCCACGGCGGCCAGGGACAGTATCGAGGCCGTTTTCTTCCCATCTTCGTCCTCGTCCTCCGCCGCCGCGGCCGCGCAATCGTGCCTGCAGCTGTACGCGGGCGCGGTGCCGGCGCTGCGGTGGGCGGCTCGGGCCGTGGCCGCGGGGCGGTACCGCGGCGCGCGGGAGGTGCTGCAGGCGGCGCAGTACGTCGCCGCGGGATGCGAGGGCATCGCGGGCGACGCGGCCGCCCCGCTGCCCCGCGAGAACGGCGGATTCGCCGACATGGCCTTCGTCGCGCACGCCGTCGTCGCCTCCATGTCCGCCGACTGATCCAATCCAACCCGCCACCGCTCGGCTTAATGCGAGAATGGCGAAGCTCGTTGTACTGCAGTGATAATCATTGCGCTGCCGCTACCATCCTGCCATGTCCTGTCCATCGGTTAATAACCTCTGAATGCGTGGTGTTTGTGTTTCCCCTGTGTAAAATTCAGTTTTCCGCTTCATCGATCTGATCTCCTGCACCTAAACCAAGCAAGTGGATGGATTGGATTCTCTTCGAGACAAAATCGATCATCGATCTTTGTTTCGAAATTTGGATGTACTGTGAAAATTACTGACGCACTTGCAGTGCAATAATGGACTGCTAACATAATACGTAAGCATGCTTCAGTCAGTCAATCCTATTCTCCTGAATCCTCAATGTGATTTTTAGTTTTTACCACCAGTAGATCTCACGACGAAGGTAATTCTAAAATACCAGAGAAGGAAAAAAAAACTGAAGCCCGAGGAGTGAggtgaggacgacgacgacgaccaagCCGCATTCATTGTTTTTGTTCAACCTCCAAACGGCGACCGTTATTGTGAGGAGAACACAACTGCGACGATGCACGCAGGCGTCGCGTGCGTGCATTGATTATCAGCTCACCTACCCCTACCCCCTAACCTCACCGTTCGTGCATTGATAAAACCACGCTTGCGGATCGCTCAGACGCACAGCAAATGCCCACCAGAAAGCAAGCCATGGGCAGGAGGATCACCACCACCACGCTCCTCGCCGTGGCCGCTTCCGCGCTCTGCTTCTCATCCTGCTGCGGCGTCGACGTCAACGGCGCGGCGGACACCGTGGCCGGCTCGTGCGACGCGATCCGCGACTTCGTCGACGTGGCCTTCTGCGCGTCGCGGCTGGGGTCCGTGCCGGGCGCCGCCTCCGCGGACCTGCACGGCCACCTCCTGATGGCGGCGGACCTGGCGGCCGCGAGCGGGGTCTCGGCGCGTGACGCCGCGGCGGGGATGGCGCGGCGCGAGGGCGACGGCGGGCACCCGGCCGCGCGGGACGCGCTGGAGGCGTGCGGCATCCTGTACGGCGCGGCGTCCGTGCCCGCGCTGCGCCTCATGCGCGGCTACGCGGCGGCGCGCGCCTGGGGCGCCgcgcgcgcgctgctgccgctCACGGGCCAGGCCGGGATCGGGTGCGACGCCGCGCTCACGGGCTCCGCGCCGGCCAAGGCCCGGATGGCCGCCGCCAACCGCGAGTTCGACCAGCTCTCCACCATGGCCACGGCGCTCCTCAATAAGCTCGCCTAGATCCGGCGCCGCGCTATGGCACTCCTGCGCCCCTCCGTGGCATACTGGCATGCGTACTGCGGTGACGATCATGTGGAAACTGATGTTTCTTGTGTCGGGTCAATAGTGCAATCAACCACTGATTTCTTGTTTGTGTGTGTTTGGTTGCGTCGTAAGTAGCCTGTACAATGTACAATGCCGTTGGTTGGGCTCTCCGGCTCACAATGGCATGGTGTTGGGTTCTGTGTAAAGCCACGTTTGGTTCCTCTAAGTCACCTTCAAAACTTTAGAGACTAAATTTTAGTGTTTACTATTTT
This genomic window contains:
- the LOC103650464 gene encoding uncharacterized protein — protein: MAAGSSSCSPVLLLLLLFLASSGAGAGAGEASTTSTSAPVPAPASALDQVCGRLGSYYVTPSLCESALCADPSAPCRAARDAPTVAALAARLAADNATAARDSIEAVFFPSSSSSSAAAAAQSCLQLYAGAVPALRWAARAVAAGRYRGAREVLQAAQYVAAGCEGIAGDAAAPLPRENGGFADMAFVAHAVVASMSAD
- the LOC100284445 gene encoding pectinesterase inhibitor domain containing protein precursor, producing MPTRKQAMGRRITTTTLLAVAASALCFSSCCGVDVNGAADTVAGSCDAIRDFVDVAFCASRLGSVPGAASADLHGHLLMAADLAAASGVSARDAAAGMARREGDGGHPAARDALEACGILYGAASVPALRLMRGYAAARAWGAARALLPLTGQAGIGCDAALTGSAPAKARMAAANREFDQLSTMATALLNKLA